AAGGCAACTCAAAACAATCCTTAGGGATCTGTGTAAGCAAGTTACAGAAGCAAAGCAAGCAGTCATATCATAACAAGTAGACAGTCATGGCTTTACATTTTTGAGTTTGGGGTCACTGAGTCAGGGTGACTGGGAACTCATCTTCCAGGGCCTGGAAGTGGCAAACAGCTGGTGGGTACCAAGATGGATGCCTAGcataaaatggagtttctttagcCATAACCAGGCGGGTCAGAGAGTAGATGTCTTTGGTGGTTAGAAGACATGACAGCCCCTGAAAGTCTTCAGTCTCAGGGCCAAGTTTCTGGTTTCTTTTGGtttgagttttggtttttttgagaccgagttctctgtgtagccctggctgaacaggctgcccttgaattcaatagatctgcctgcctctggatcccaagtgctgggattaaaggcatgcaccaccacagcccagcgtCAGGTCCAGTTTGCATTCTCATTTTATACTATAAAATCACAAGgtgggtgttattcttttgttgaaGATAAAGGACACGCTAGATGGGACAGGAACaggagagatacattaaccagtttattacagggcaggagagcgagagggggagagatgaagagggtaagggaagaacagtaagagagaaaaacaaggtAAGAGGtaagagtgagagaggaagagaggaaggggcagggagagagaatgtgGACGTACacgcttaaaaggggaagcttgcacattcGTACTGAGTCTTTATACAGCCCCATAACAAGTGACAGTGGCCAAGAAACACAGGCCCTTTGaactgcctaagtatctgcctgaatgctgtttgcatgtcccacccattgtcagggggcggggtcagcataCCAGGTCCCAACAGTGGGGGCAAGCAGGCAGAAGCATAAGGTGGTGTTGTGGAATATCCCTTTACACGCTGTGAAAATATGTCACTGCGATTTGTAAAAAGGAAttcttctggggggggggggggacagggtttctctgcgtaactttggaggctgtcctggaacttgctcttgtagaccaggctggtctccaactcacagaaatccacctgcctctgcctcccaaatgctgggattaaaggcatgtgctaccaacgcccggctaaatagGAGTCCTTAATtgctctaaataataaaaacccggagtcagatacagaggaaaatgctgagagatcagagaaaagaaggagcaagccacagccacctttTCCTCAAGAGCCTCTCAGTGGACAAGAgcctgagttcctgtttcttcccgcCTAGATCCTGTCTCTGCCCGGCCACCTCACTTCCTGACTGTCTGTACCGTCCTTCAGACGTCTATGGTTAGTGAgtgacaagctccattctctgatcttcagacagattttatttgtacaagtaagatatcaccaaagtagggggctggagagatggctcagaggttaagaataccgactgctctgccagaggtcctgagttcaattcccagcaaccacatggtggctcacaaccatcccttatgagatctggtgccctcttctggtgtgcagatatacatggaagcagaatgctgtatacataataaataaataaaatctttaaaataaaaagatatcacCAAAGTAATTGGTTTcactgtgattagtttaataaagagccgaatggcCATTAGCTAGGTAGGAAGAAgttaggcgggacttctggggacagagagatcTGGGAAGGCAGAGTCACAAGCTGGACACAGAGCTAGACATGCTGTTGGAGAGGTAaaagctgaagggaccagctccccattttggcatcCATGATAGTAACACAtgctcgccatgaccttgccttggtcactaagcagtcagatgcctgcctcgtggcaaggaaccaatcagaagttagctggtggcgctatgccttagggctctgggtgtgctttaccgacaagtgcacagcaatgatgcacagagcatagcaaccaccctgggagggcctatgggtcataacaaccaattggccaatcaacacagggcaagtcctccaagcctggaggcacaccaatcctgagcctgtgcatacccctagacactccccttatgctgccctacaaaatctctctgcagccagttcgagctgtctttgctagccttccaccatggcgggtgggtgaaagacccgagctaacatggggttagctcgttaaacaacaataaagcctcaagctgtttgcatcaagctttcgaatctgcctggtgattggggtgaccgaggtcctgggctgaaaccccggaggcctgagttttccggggggtcttACAAAGCCACGAGTCACATGGCAACACATAGgtgaatagaaatggattaatttaagttataagagctaatgggacaatTCTAAACTATAGTCTGAGCTCtcataataagtctccatgtcattactgGGGAGCCAATACTTCCAATGAAAAAGTCTGACTACAAGGTGTCTTTGGGGGCTTTGGGTTTCAAAGGCATGTGTTACATTGACAGGTCTAATTTGTTGTTAGGTTACTATGGGCAACAATTTACTGTGTTTTAGCTATTTCTTCAGGTCATTCTTGTTCCTAATAATTGatcttttcttccttattctGCTTCATAATGACCCCCTGGAGTACATCTTCGGGGTCCTGGAAAGATGTTTGTTTAGATAACAAGCAAGCTGACAGgcttgatggtgcatgcctttaatcccagcaccaaggaggcagaggcaggaagatcttccCGAGTTTGAGATcagatcagcctggtttacagagctagctCCCGGCCAACTTAGGTTAAAGAGTAAGACCCAGActctaaaaaacaaagaaaaaaaggcaaaaacagtCTGGTCAAGGTATAGTCCCACCCATGGAGTGAAGTTTCATTTTGGCTACAGTATCTCCTCTGAGGAGATCTGAAGAGTTGCAAGTTTACAGCACCGGCTTTCAACCTTCCCTTCACTGAACATGAGTTACCAGTGGTTACTGCTGTAAACTGCTGTGGCTCCAGGACATTGGCTTGTGGAGAAGGAACGAGTCAAAAGTCCAGAGCTCTAACACCATCTATTAGAACGACAAAAagagggcttggagagatggctcagagctgggagtccttttccagaggactcgggGTCCATATCCAGGAATGCACCCGCAGCCACAACGAAGGGCCAGGAAGGGGCTGCTGCAGTTTGGTCCTGTTCCCCTTCTAATGCGGAACCTGGAGGTCCTGCAGTCTCTAGAAGCGGCTGACAAGTGATTGCTCTAaacccactacacacacacacacacacacacacacacacacccacacacacacacccacccacccacccacccacccacacacacacacacacacacacacacacacacaccccgtgCCCAGCACTGCAGGAAGCCTCGGCCTCTAGGGGCCACCAAAGGAGGAGCAGAAGCCGCTTCGAGTTTGGAACTCTGGTTTTTGTTCCTTCTGCCACCCCCCTGGCGTATGATTCTATATGAATAGCTTcgatttttctcttttgtggttCTGAGAGACCCAAGTGCTATTTCTCAATGTAAAATTAGACCGCTGCACTACGGAGCCACACAGGCCAAGGGAGCGGAAGACGCACCCCAGGCCGAGCCCAGCAACCGAACCATCCATCAGACCGTGCCCCCTACCCGGAAGGccgccccgcccccccccgcccccccgccccgcccccccgCCCCACCGCAAGGCGcacgccgccgccgccgccgcagGAAGCGGTGCATTGTGGGGCTTGTAGTGTGGCGGGGTCGGGTGGGTGGGCACGGCCACAGCACCATCTTCTGCGGCTGGCTGGTTGTCTTCGCGCGGGCCTCCTCGACCCTGCCTGGCCAAATGGCGCCGCGGCCGCTGCGCCCCTTGGTTCTGGCTCTGGGTGGCGCCGCGGCCGTGCTGGGCTCGGTGCTCTTTATCCTCTGGAAAGCTTACTTCGGCCGCGGCCGGGAGCGGCGCTGGGACCGGGGCGAGGCCTGGTGGGGCGCGGAGAGCGCCCGCTTCCCTCAGTGGGACGAATGGGAGGTGAGTGTGGGGAGCCGCCGAGGGCCGCGCGGCCTGCGCGTGCTGATGCTGGCGGCGCGGAGGGAGTGCTCGCGCCAGGGCCTGGACCACGCCAGACATCGTCGGGGCTCGGGAGCCCGGAGGGCGCGGCCGGCCGGCCGGCCTGGTGAGCGCCGGGGCACCGCCCCGGGGATGCCGGGTAGGTAGATCCCTCAGGCCAGGTGCAGCTGCCCCTGAGGTCTTGGGAATGGCTTGGGGCTACCGTCTGAGGAGGCCCGCGATGTGCGATGGGCAAGGATGTGTCCGAGAGCACTGGGAGTAACAGAAAAGCGAGGCAGCCCTTGCCCTGCCATCCCAGACCACACCTGCCTGGGATGCGTGCATGGGCACCGCCGTGCCTTCCTTGTCCCTAGGGAAGGAAGGGTCAGGAGGGATGTTGCAGACCAGCCTTGATCTCTGTCCCGCAGCCCGAGGACGAGGAAGATGAGCGGGCCTTGGAGGAACTGGAGCAGCGCGAAGTGCTGGTGCTGGGGTTAGATGGCTCTGGGAAAAGCACGTTCCTGCGcatgctgtctgggaagccaccGCTGGAAGGCCACGTCCCCACCTGGGGCTTCAACTCTGTGCGGCTGCCCACCAAGAATTTCGAGGTGGACCTGTTAGAGAGTGAGCAAGGGGCCCTTTCTCCCCACCATCACTGCGGGCCGGGCCTAGATTCTTTGGAGGAGTCTGTAAAATGTGTGTGTAAGCAGGGCATTTCCGCGTTGTGAAATCCTTCTTGCTCCTTTCCAGAGCACAAGATACAGGACATTCTGACACTTAGGGTTCTTCCTCATCCGGTGTCTCCAAATGGTCTTTCTATCTTTCACCACACACGCCTCATACTGACAGACTCACAGCTGAGGGTTCATATGACAAACAACTCCATAAAACTACAGTCATTTAATCTGCTTATGAGATACTTGTGGAAATGGGTAAATCAGGAAAGGGTCCCAGCTTTCCAGGGTTCTAATGCAGAAGGTCCACCTCTGGGCCCTCATGAAGGGTacttgtttctccttttcttggcATGCACTGTTCCCTTTGCCTGGAAAGCTTGATAAACTACTACTATTCATTCTTTAAACTGtggcttcttttcttctgttatttaggggtttttttttgttgttgttgggatgATCAGTAACTACTGTTAACTCATTCTTTAAACTGTAGTTTCTTCCATTAGttaggggttttgttgttgtttgttgtgagATGGTCTCATGAtattgaggctggccttgaacacctgaaccctccctctccacctcctgagtgttggggttacaggtacatACATGTCAACATGACCAGTTCTCAATTGTAGTTGTGGATGACATTCTTTGAAGCTGTCCCTGCTCCTTCCTGACTCTGTCCCCTTCTGCTGCAGTGTTTGTCACATCACCCTCTGCCCCTGATGAGGCTTTGAGTACCTAGGTCACAGACTAATGGGATCCATTTTGGCCCAAAGGCTCAGACCTTCAGTAGGTATCTGAGAGGGCTTACTGAATGAGTGATCACAGAGAAGATTGTGGGGCCTACCCTCAGTCCTAGACTTCCTGGGATTTTGGAAGTGGGTGACAATATGGAGAAGGTAGCAGTTCTTGGCAACCTAAGTCTCGCCTCAGTCTTTGAGGAAGCACTGGGAGACTTCCAGCCACGGGACTAAAACCACGAGGATTGGTTATGTTTATTCACTACTGGGTGAGAGAATTGAGCTTTGGGAGCCTAACTCTTGGCCTGAGTGGCCTTCATTCTTCTGTTTGTAGGCATTGTGGACTAGCCAAGCCTGGCCACACATTTTCTCCCTGGTTGTAGCAAACATTGATGTTTATTTAGGGTTTTGGATCTCCCATCaagttttctctgtcttttcttgtgCCAGGGACATGAACTCAGTGAGGGTCTGACAGAAATAGTATCTatataccccccacccccaacacaccaTGTGAGAAGGAGTTTTCATGTCCCTGTGTTCTGACAGGTAACAGTCCAGGCTCAGTGGAGTCTCTCatctgggattcaaacccagattgctgtcaggcatggtggttcacacctctaatcccagcactcaggagaccatggcaggaagattgccacaagTTTCAGTCCATCCTGGCCTATATAATGAGGTCCAGtcccagatagggtttctctgtgtagctttggaacctatcctggcactcgctttggagaccaggtgggccttgaactcacagagatccgcctgcctctgcctcccgagtgctgggattaaaggcgtgcaccaccaacgcccggctcagtctcaaaaaactcaacaacaacaaaatatcccAGATTTCCAATTAAGTCCTAGAGAGAGCTTTCCTCCCCTACAACTGTCCCTTCACATGGTCTCAGCATTCTGGTCTGGGGTCCTACTGAGGATGCACACTTTGGGCAGAATTGATAAAGGGGCAAATTCAATACTGGTGACACTTCCTTAACTCCCCTATGAAATGTGGTGTCATGTCACCTATGTTCTGTCAGCTGTGTACCTGGATAGACTGTCTCTCTCCTACTCCTCTGTTGCTTCCTGGTTCAAGCCATTTCAACCAGGACTGCAATTGCTTCCTTACAGATCTTCCCGCTTCTGACCTCAGTGTCAGCTGCTGGTGTCTTTCAGAACCACATTCTAGACCGTTAAAGGCCAGCTTCTGCCCCTTCTCTTGCTGTGTGGAGGTACCTTACcacattgctctctctctcaggtCCATGGAGCTTTGCTTTGactgaaatgctttcttttgcttcttccatGGCTAGCTCTTCCTCAGCCTCTACTCAGTTCACCGGCCTCCTTAAAGAGATATTCACAGAcatgacagagaaaccctgtctcgaaaaaccagacagacagacagacagacagacagacagacagacagacattcacagaCTACCCGATCCAAGACCAACCACAGCCTTTAGCCACATTCCTGTGACCAGATGCTTTGCTTTCTCGAATATGTCTTATCTGATTGCCTACCCTATTCTGGTAAGGGAGGGAGTTCTCAGAGCAGGACTCCAGGCTATTTGTTTctgtatccccagcacccagatcaGTGCTTGGCACCTGGTaagcactcagtaaatatttgatgaGTGCCTGCTGTGTGCCAAGGCATTGTGCTGAGGCTTTGAGGGATTTAGAGTGGACAGGTAATAGATGCAGAACCAGAATGAGCTGCAGGGGAACCAGGGGGAACTGAACAGAGGGCCAAAAGGAACAGAAAGGCAGCCCCAGGTGCAGACACTGTCTGTGTGGGTAACCCTGTTTAGTGTGCCTCGGTACAGTGTTtccaagggaagagaaagggataaCACAAATGAATGGGGAATGAGTTGAGAATGGCAGTAAACTGGCCAGGCAAGGAACTAGGAACTGCTAAGAAGCAAGGCAGCTTGAGACAACTGATGACTGCCACTTGTAGCAGCATGCCTCATGTCAGTCCCATGAAGGGAACATCACAGATGGTACCTTTGGGGTCTGCTGGAACCGCTTTATTCAGTAACAGGAGACTGGCACACATAGGTAGCTCTTAAGAGAGTGGACTGGCTCTGGACCATGGTGCTTTGTCCCTGGCAAATGGAACCTTAGGAGCTGGAAATGGGGTTGTGGGGGGCTGTGGGAGGAGCCAGGTCACAAGGAGCCCTGGGCTCTGACTTGACCCTTGGCCTCTCTTCAGTTGGCGGCAGTCAGAATCTACGCTTCTACTGGAAGGAGTTTGTGAATGAGGTAGACGTGCTGGTGTTCATGCTGGACTCGTCTGATCGGCCACGGTTGCCCAGGGCTCGGCAGGAGCTACAGAAACTGCTGGACAGGGACCCTGATCTGCCTGTTGTTATAGTGGCCAACAAGCAGGTGAGAATATGGGAGGTAGGCTGAAGCCAGTAGGAATTCTCACAAATACCTGGATAAAGTGAGGGGGTACACAGAAGGACGAGAGCTTGAGCTCCATGTCCAGAGAGTGCCTGAAATACTGTCTGTACCCCTTCCACCTAACTCCAGTCTCTTGTCTCCCTCTTTTGTAACCAGGAGAGATGCAAGAAATAGTTACTAAGTACTTACTATATGCCAGGCAGTTTTGAATGCTTTGGTTttctggatttttgagacaggatctcgagCACTTAGGTGCActgtgcagcccagactggcccagAATTCATAATTCTGTCCCtgcttgagtgctggaattgtagcTGTGCACCACCAAACCAGTAGCTGGGGCGGTGGTGGGGGGAGCTTGGGGGAGACATACAGGGTGGTGGAGCTGGAATGCCTGCTTCTAGAACCATCCTGCCCCTGCACTAAGCTGAGAACTGACAAGAAGTGGGGTACATTAAGTAATAATGAATGAGTGCACAGTATTGGGGCACAGTGTGAACACCTGATAGCCATCACCCCACAGTCTGGCTACTCTGCATGAAAGGCCTGCTGTCTCTAAATGCCTCAAGTTACTAGAGATCTTCCTCAGAGTTTGTGTTGTTGAGCTGGACTAGAACTCAGTGGTAAGTTGCTTGTTtagtatgcatgaggccctaggttctgAACTCCCAACCCCCACAACTCCCCTGCAAAGAAAGATTTGTCCTTGACATTATACCTTTGC
The DNA window shown above is from Cricetulus griseus strain 17A/GY chromosome 3, alternate assembly CriGri-PICRH-1.0, whole genome shotgun sequence and carries:
- the Arl10 gene encoding ADP-ribosylation factor-like protein 10 isoform X2: MAPRPLRPLVLALGGAAAVLGSVLFILWKAYFGRGRERRWDRGEAWWGAESARFPQWDEWEPEDEEDERALEELEQREVLVLGLDGSGKSTFLRMLSGKPPLEGHVPTWGFNSVRLPTKNFEVDLLEIGGSQNLRFYWKEFVNEVDVLVFMLDSSDRPRLPRARQELQKLLDRDPDLPVVIVANKQDLSGAMSMVELQRELGLLASYNQREIFLLAASIAPAGSTFEEPGTVHIWKLLLELLS